DNA from Mycolicibacterium alvei:
TCAGATCAGGATCCCGGTACAGCGCGTCGATGAGATGACCGGTGAATTCCGGGGTTTCGGCGTGCTCGGCAGTCTTGGCCAGCGCGTCTGGGTGGCCGGCGAACGCGGCCTTGAATTTCTCAGTGAGCAGGATGCCCATCCAGATCGACACCGTCGAGACCCTGGTGTCGGTGAAATCGACCGCCATGTCCGCCGCCAGCTTGTCCACGCCGGCCTTCTGGGCGCCGTAAGCGGGTCCGTGCATGTAACAGACCGATCCGGGCGAGGAGGTGAACGCGATCAGACCATGATCGGCGGCCAACAGCAGCGGCGCGGCGTACCACGACGCCACATACGCCGACCGCAATCCCACCTCCAGCACATCGGCCAACTCGATCGGCTTCTCCCAGAACGGTTTCGGGTTGACCAGGTCATCGTGCACGGCGGCGGCATTGTTGACCAGAAGGTCCAGCCGGCCCTCCTGTTCGGCGACCCGCTCGAACAGCGCACCCACGGCAGCGTCGTCGGAGTGATCGAGCTGGACGGCGATACCGCCTTCCCCCGGGTCGGTCACGGTCCGGCCGGTGACGTACACCCGCCAACCCGAGGAGAGCAGGGCTGCGGCGATGCCGCGGCCCGCGCCACGACTCGCCCCGGTGACCACGGCGATCGGGATATCCACGGCTGTCAACCTACGGGGCGCGCCCAACCGTGTGCGCTAGAGGCTGTCGAGTGCCGCCTGCAGGCGTCGGCCGACCTCGGCGGCGACATCGACCAGCGCCGGTTCGTCGGTCACCTCGGCCATCAGGCTGGGGTTCATCGCCTCGACGACGACCACCCCGTCACCGTCACGAGGTGCCCGTAACACCACGTTGCACGGCAACAGCACGCCGATCCGCGGAAATGCGCGCAGCGCCTGCTGAGCGAACTGGGGATTGCACGCGCCCAGGATCAGGTACTCCCCCAGCTCGTCGCCGGCACCACCGCCCAGTTTGGCGTCGAGCGTGGACCGGATGTCGATCTCAGTGAGTACTCCGAACCCCTGCTCGCCCAGTGCGTTTCGGGTACGAGCAACAGCCTCGTCGAACGGTCCTTGCGTGGTGGTCGCTAATGCGATGTCCATCTCGTGGTTCCTCTCATTTCCCAGGCCAAGACCTCAAGCTACCCGTGGCGGCGGGGGTGCCACCCAGGTTTGCATCTCAGGCCGACGGGTCAGCCCGCCAACACCGTCAGCCCGCCGACACCGTCTGCCGAGGCGCCGTCATCGTGATCCGCCGCAGCGGGCACCGCGCGACGCGGGCGCAGACTCCGCTCAGCACCGCAGCGAGCACGGTGAGACCGCCGACCGTGGCGCCGAGTACCGGGTGCACCTCCTGAGCGAAGATGACCGACGACATCAGCAGGACGAACCAGCCGAAGCCCTTACGCAGCACATCCGGTTTGATCAACGCGGTCAACCGGGCACCGATCAATCCACCGACCACCGCTGCAGCGGTCACCATCAGGGCCAGCGTCCAGTCGATCTGCACGGTGGACAGATATCCGGCCAGACCGGCGAACGATTTCATGGCGATCACCACCAGCGAGGTGCCCACGGCCGCCGGCATCGAGAGCCCGCCGAGGAGCACCAGGGCCGGCACCACCAGGAAGCCGCCACCGGCACCGACCAGTCCCGTCGCCAGCCCGACCACCAGGCCCTCGGCCAGAATCTTCACCACCGGCAAAGGCCGCTGCTGACCATCGGGGTCGGCGTTCTCGGTGGCTTTGCGGCCACGCAGCATGGCCACGGCGGTGGCGACCATCATCAGGGCGAACCCGATCAGCAGCACCGTGCCCGGAATGAACCGCGACAGCAGGCCGCCCAGATATGCCCCGGCCATGCCGGCCGCACCGAAGATCAGGCCGACCCGCCATTGCACCCGTCCCGCCCGGGCATGCGAGATCACGCCGACGGCACTGGTCACGCCGACGACGAGCAACGAGGCGGCGATGGCCTGCTTGGCATCCATGCCCGCGACGTAGGCCAGCAGCGGAACCGTGAGGATGGAACCGCCGCCGCCGAGCACGCCCAGCGTGATCCCGACGACGACGGCCAGGGCCAGTGTCAGGCCGATCATCGTGGCCTACTTGCCGGGCAGCTGGAGAGCTGGCCGACGACCGAGTCGACATCGCAGCCGGCGCCACGGTTGTAGGGAAGCTTCGACAACAGCATTCCCATGGCACACGTGTTCGACAGTGCCGCAAAGGTCAGCCCGCCACCGATCGCGCCCGCGAGCCACTTGAGCTTGGGGGCGGCAATGCTGCCCACGATCGAGGTCAGCACGATCGATCCGGCCACCAGGCGCACCTGGCGTTCCAGGTCCCACTTCGCCGCACCGCGATTGACCTTGAATCCCTTTGATTCCCAATCGACAATGCCGCCGTCGAGGATATGGACATTGGGCAGTCCGTGCTCCCGCAGCGCCTCTTCTGCCTGGGTTGCACGCTGGCCTGAACGGCAGACCAGGACCCACTCCTCGGCACCGCCGGCCTGGGCGGTGTTCGAGATCTCGGCGCGGTGTTCGCGGAGCAGATCCAACGGCACGTTGTAGGAACCGGGGATGTGCGCGGTCTCGAACTCCGCGGTGGTGCGGACATCGAGCAGCCTGGGCGGATTGGCTGCCTGCAGACGTTCGGCAAGACCGTGCGAATCGATGGTCTTGGGAGTGGCGACGTCAGTCATGGGACACCTTCAGCTGTTGGAGAGACATTTGATTTTTATACCCCCTGGGGTATGTTCGCAGTCAGGTTACCACATACCGGTAGGGGTATCGGAACCACGAAATAAATACCCCCGGGGGTATGGTTGAATCAATCGAAAGCAATCCCGCAGGACCCGAGCCCGACGAAAAGAACCAAGGAGTAGTCCAGATGATCCTCGAGCAGTACTACATCGAATGCCTCTCGCACGCCTCGTATCTGATCGGCGACCCCACGTCAGGCCGGGCAATCGTCGTGGACCCCCGGAGAGACATCACCGAGTACCTGGCCGATGCCGATCGCTTCGGGCTGACCATCGAAGGTGTGATCAACACGCACTTCCACGCCGACTTCGTCTCCGGGCACCTCGAGCTCGTCGAAGCCACCGGCGCATGGATCGGATTCGGCGAGGCGGCCGAGACCGACTACCCGATCCGCCGTCTCGCGGCCGGCGAACGCATCTCGCTGGGCACCGTCGAACTGGAGATCCTGGCCACGCCGGGTCACACCTGGGAGTCGATCAGCGTGCTGGTCCGCGAACGTCCTGGGGCCACCCCCACGGCCGTGCTCACCGGTGACTCGATGTTCATCGGCGATGTCGGCCGACCCGATCTGGTCAACCTGGGCAACGGTTCGACCAGCGATCTGGCCCGCGCCATGTACCACACCGTGCACGACACGCTGCTCACGCTGCCCGACGAGGTGGCGGTCATGCCCGCCCACGGTGCGGGCTCCTCCTGCGGCAAGAACCTGTCCACGGAGCTGACGTCGACCATCGGCGAGCAGCGCCGCACCAATCCGTCGGTGCAGCCGATGAGCGAGGCCGACTTCGTCGAGTTGATCACCAACGGTCAACCCGCCGCACCGTCGTACTTCTCGGTGAACGCCGCGATGAACAAGCGCCAGCATCCGCTGCTGGACCAATCCCGGTCAATCCCCGAGTTCAGCCCGGCTCAGGTGCGCGAGGCGCTCGCCGCCGGCATCCGGGTGGTCGATGCCCGCAGCGTGGACGATTTCTCCGCGGCCCACCTGGGTGGTTCGGTCAACGTCGGATTCGACGGCCGCTTCGCCGAGACCGGCGGCATGGTCGCCGAGGTCGGCGAGCAGATCGTGCTCATCGCCTACCCGGGCGAGGAACAGGAGGCCGCGCTGCGGTTGGCCCGCATCGGTTCCGACAACGCCATCGGCTACCTCAACGTGGCCGCCGACGGCACCTTCCCCGCGGAGTTGTCCGATCTCGTGGTCGCCGCACCGCGGGTGGGGATCGCCGAGCTCGACCGGATGCTCGACCAGCACGAGGTGACGCTGATCGACATCCGCAACCCGGGTGAGCGCGAATCCGGCGTCATTCCCGGCTCGCTGCCAATCCCGTTGGCGCAGTTGCGGACCCGCTTCGCCGACATTCCCACCGACAAGCCAATCGTGCTGCACTGCGCGGGCGGCTGGCGTTCCAGCGTGGCCGCATCACTGCTGCGCGCCGAAGGTTTCGCCGGCGCCGCCGACCTGGTCGGTGGTTACAACGCCTGGGCCGAAGCACACGTCCACGCCAACTGATCCGTCTCAAACGAAGGAGAACATCATGACCACCCGCAACCTCACCTACACGGATTTCGAATCCACCATCCGCGACAACGACATCGTCCTGGTCGACTTCTGGGCCTCATGGTGCGGCCCGTGTCGGGCGTTCGCCCCGACCTTCGAGAAGTCCGCGGCCGCCCACCCCGAGATCGTGCACGCCAAGGTCGACACTCAGGCGGAGAACGAACTCGCCACCGCGATGGCGATCCAGTCCATCCCGACCATCGCAGCGTTCCGCGAGGGAATACTGGTCTTCCGCCAGGCCGGAGCCTTGCCGCCGGCCGCCCTGGAGGACCTGATCTCCCAGATCGCGGCGCTCGACATGGACAAGGTCCGGGCCTCGATCGCCGCCGAAACCGCCAACACCCACTGAAAGGTAAGACCATGTGCTACCCCGCGAAATGTCCGCGCTGCGCGAAGACCACCTGGGACGGCTGCGGACAGCACGCCGACGAGGTGATGGGGTCGGTGCCACCGGCCCAGCGCTGCGAATGCGCGCACAGCACCGAGAATCACCGCGCACACCGGTAACTGACGGCCCTCCGAGGTCGCGGTGGTAGGGAAGAATCGTCGCCGCCATGACTGACAGCGACGATTCTCCCGGCACCGATCGACGACCGCACATCCTGCGACTCGTCGCCTTCGCGGCATTCCTGTTCGGACTGTTCTATCTGGTGGCTGTCGCCCGGCTGATCGACGTCGGCGACATCCGGGGCGCTGTGGCCGCCACCGGACCCGCTGCCCCGCTGGCCTACGTGTTCGTCTCGGCCTGTCTGGGCGCGCTGTTCGTACCCGGCCCGATCCTGGCCGCAGGCAGCGGCGTGTTGTTCGGCCCGGTGTTGGGCACCTTCGTGACCCTGGGCGCGACGGTGGGTACCGCCGTGGTGGCCAGCCTGATCGGCCGACGGGCCGGACGCGACAGCGCCCGGGCCCTGCTCGGGGCCCAACGCGCCGACCGGCTCGACCGCCAGATCCAACAGGGCGGCCTGTGGGCGGTAGTCGGGCAGCGTTTCGTCCCCGGCGTGTCCGACGCGCTGGCCTCCTACGCCTTCGGCGCCTTCGGGGTTCCGTTGTGGCAGATGGCCGCGGGCGCATTCATCGGGTCGGTGCCGCGCGCGTTCGTCTACACCGCGCTGGGCGCCTCGATCGGCGATCTGTCGGCGCCGCTCGCCTACACCGCGATCGGCGTGTGGTGTGTCACCGCCGTCATCGGAGCGTTCGCCGCCCATCGCGGCTACCGCTCCTGGCGCCGCCATCGCTCCGGGACCGATCAGGCCCCGTAACCGCTACTTGCCGAACCCGGCGTTGCGCAGCGCGTCGGCCATCGAGCCCGTGGGCTGATTCGAGTCCCGGCGACCGGAGTTGTTGGCGCGCTTCTGGTTCTGGTTCCGCCGATCACCGCCGCGACCCTGATTGCCGCCTCCGTCGTTGCGGTCGGGCCGCTTGCCCGCCTGCGGGGTGTCGTTGAGCCGCAGCGTCAGTCCGATCCGCTGCCGCTCCACATCGACGTCGACGACCTTGACCTTGACGACCTGTCCCGACTTGACCACCTCGTGCGGATCGGAGACGAACCGGTCGGCCATCGCCGAGACGTGCACCAGGCCGTCCTGGTGCACACCCACATCAACAAAGGCACCGAACGCAGCCACATTGGTCACCACGCCCTCGAGCACCATGCCTGGCTTGAGGTCGGCGACCTTCTCGACACCGGCGGCGAAGGTGGCGGTGGAGAACGCCGGCCGCGGGTCGCGCCCGGGCTTCTCCAGCTCGGCCAGGATGTCGGTCACCGTGGGCAGACCGAAGCGCTCATCGGCGAAATCAGCGGGCTTCAGGCCCCGCAGCGTGCGCTCGTCACCGATCAACTCGGCCAGCGTCACGCCTGAGCGGTCCAGGATGCGCCGCACCACCGGGTAGGACTCGGGGTGCACCCCGGACGCATCCAGAGGGTCCTCACCGTCGCGGATCCGCAAGAAGCCCGCACACTGTTCGAAGGCCTTGGGCCCCAGGCGCGGAACGTCCAGCAGCGCCTTGCGGCTGCGGAAGGCCCCGGCGCTCTCCCGGTACGCCACGATCGCCTCGGCCAGCGACTCGGTCACTCCCGAAACCCGGGCCAGCAGCGGCACCGAAGCGGTGTTGAGATCCACTCCCACCGCGTTCACCGCGTCTTCGACGACGGCATTGAGGCTGCGCGCCAAGGAGCCCGGCGTCACGTCGTGCTGGTACTGCCCCACCCCGATCGACTTCGGGTCGATCTTCACCAGCTCGGCCAGCGGGTCCTGCAGGCGACGCGCGATCGAGACCGCCCCGCGCAGCGTCACGTCCAGGTTGGGCATTTCCCGAGCCGCGTATTCCGACGCCGAGTACACCGAGGCACCGGCCTCACTCACCATGGCCGTCACCGGCGCTTTCGCCCCGGCCGACCGGATATCGGCGATCAGCTCGGCGGCCAGCGCATCGGTCTCCCGCGAGGCGGTTCCGTTGCCGACGGCGATCAGCTCGACGTTGTGCCGGGCGATCAGGGCCGCCAGGACGGCTTTCGACTGGTCCCACTGCTTCTGCGGCTGGTGCGGGAAGATCGCGCAGGTGTCGACGACCTTGCCGG
Protein-coding regions in this window:
- a CDS encoding SDR family NAD(P)-dependent oxidoreductase, which translates into the protein MDIPIAVVTGASRGAGRGIAAALLSSGWRVYVTGRTVTDPGEGGIAVQLDHSDDAAVGALFERVAEQEGRLDLLVNNAAAVHDDLVNPKPFWEKPIELADVLEVGLRSAYVASWYAAPLLLAADHGLIAFTSSPGSVCYMHGPAYGAQKAGVDKLAADMAVDFTDTRVSTVSIWMGILLTEKFKAAFAGHPDALAKTAEHAETPEFTGHLIDALYRDPDLKQLSGHTVIGAELAARYGITDEGGRVPPSHREMLGSPREPSSAVVR
- a CDS encoding sulfite exporter TauE/SafE family protein translates to MIGLTLALAVVVGITLGVLGGGGSILTVPLLAYVAGMDAKQAIAASLLVVGVTSAVGVISHARAGRVQWRVGLIFGAAGMAGAYLGGLLSRFIPGTVLLIGFALMMVATAVAMLRGRKATENADPDGQQRPLPVVKILAEGLVVGLATGLVGAGGGFLVVPALVLLGGLSMPAAVGTSLVVIAMKSFAGLAGYLSTVQIDWTLALMVTAAAVVGGLIGARLTALIKPDVLRKGFGWFVLLMSSVIFAQEVHPVLGATVGGLTVLAAVLSGVCARVARCPLRRITMTAPRQTVSAG
- a CDS encoding Tex family protein; its protein translation is MTQSVTVGTIKSVTARLAEELAVREGQVAATVALLDEGATVPFIARYRKEVTGSLDDGQLRTLEERLGYLRELDQRREAVLASIQEQGKLTDELRAALMAAETKARVEDIYLPYKTKRRTKAQIAREAGLEPLADRLLSDPTLVPDEAAGEFLNDDVADVAAALDGARHIIIERASEDAELVGATREKFWADGALRTGPWSEEAAKSAAAQKFRDYFEFSEPLENMPSHRVLAVLRGEKEQALSLNFDGGEDELYQAMIAQSLGIDMAAKTPATPWLTTTVRLAWRAKLMISAAVDARIRLRQRAEEEAVAVFARNLKDLLLAAPAGTRATLGLDPGFRTGVKVAVVDATGKVVDTCAIFPHQPQKQWDQSKAVLAALIARHNVELIAVGNGTASRETDALAAELIADIRSAGAKAPVTAMVSEAGASVYSASEYAAREMPNLDVTLRGAVSIARRLQDPLAELVKIDPKSIGVGQYQHDVTPGSLARSLNAVVEDAVNAVGVDLNTASVPLLARVSGVTESLAEAIVAYRESAGAFRSRKALLDVPRLGPKAFEQCAGFLRIRDGEDPLDASGVHPESYPVVRRILDRSGVTLAELIGDERTLRGLKPADFADERFGLPTVTDILAELEKPGRDPRPAFSTATFAAGVEKVADLKPGMVLEGVVTNVAAFGAFVDVGVHQDGLVHVSAMADRFVSDPHEVVKSGQVVKVKVVDVDVERQRIGLTLRLNDTPQAGKRPDRNDGGGNQGRGGDRRNQNQKRANNSGRRDSNQPTGSMADALRNAGFGK
- a CDS encoding DUF302 domain-containing protein, which produces MDIALATTTQGPFDEAVARTRNALGEQGFGVLTEIDIRSTLDAKLGGGAGDELGEYLILGACNPQFAQQALRAFPRIGVLLPCNVVLRAPRDGDGVVVVEAMNPSLMAEVTDEPALVDVAAEVGRRLQAALDSL
- a CDS encoding rhodanese-like domain-containing protein yields the protein MTDVATPKTIDSHGLAERLQAANPPRLLDVRTTAEFETAHIPGSYNVPLDLLREHRAEISNTAQAGGAEEWVLVCRSGQRATQAEEALREHGLPNVHILDGGIVDWESKGFKVNRGAAKWDLERQVRLVAGSIVLTSIVGSIAAPKLKWLAGAIGGGLTFAALSNTCAMGMLLSKLPYNRGAGCDVDSVVGQLSSCPASRPR
- a CDS encoding TVP38/TMEM64 family protein codes for the protein MTDSDDSPGTDRRPHILRLVAFAAFLFGLFYLVAVARLIDVGDIRGAVAATGPAAPLAYVFVSACLGALFVPGPILAAGSGVLFGPVLGTFVTLGATVGTAVVASLIGRRAGRDSARALLGAQRADRLDRQIQQGGLWAVVGQRFVPGVSDALASYAFGAFGVPLWQMAAGAFIGSVPRAFVYTALGASIGDLSAPLAYTAIGVWCVTAVIGAFAAHRGYRSWRRHRSGTDQAP
- a CDS encoding MBL fold metallo-hydrolase codes for the protein MILEQYYIECLSHASYLIGDPTSGRAIVVDPRRDITEYLADADRFGLTIEGVINTHFHADFVSGHLELVEATGAWIGFGEAAETDYPIRRLAAGERISLGTVELEILATPGHTWESISVLVRERPGATPTAVLTGDSMFIGDVGRPDLVNLGNGSTSDLARAMYHTVHDTLLTLPDEVAVMPAHGAGSSCGKNLSTELTSTIGEQRRTNPSVQPMSEADFVELITNGQPAAPSYFSVNAAMNKRQHPLLDQSRSIPEFSPAQVREALAAGIRVVDARSVDDFSAAHLGGSVNVGFDGRFAETGGMVAEVGEQIVLIAYPGEEQEAALRLARIGSDNAIGYLNVAADGTFPAELSDLVVAAPRVGIAELDRMLDQHEVTLIDIRNPGERESGVIPGSLPIPLAQLRTRFADIPTDKPIVLHCAGGWRSSVAASLLRAEGFAGAADLVGGYNAWAEAHVHAN
- the trxA gene encoding thioredoxin: MTTRNLTYTDFESTIRDNDIVLVDFWASWCGPCRAFAPTFEKSAAAHPEIVHAKVDTQAENELATAMAIQSIPTIAAFREGILVFRQAGALPPAALEDLISQIAALDMDKVRASIAAETANTH